The Platichthys flesus chromosome 18, fPlaFle2.1, whole genome shotgun sequence genome includes a window with the following:
- the znf513a gene encoding zinc finger protein 513a isoform X2 produces the protein MPRKKQQNPQPVKLDSEDAVTTEAPGNLSLDTDFLLGQDLEFGDHDNRILGLEKFSEVAAEIGFSVYPLGDEESPAYSQLSMESETDNSRSTTDNGREDEGRGAQSEPSFPPYLSCRGCGQLRDEPLGPGIDLVGPYCLRCCKASREAKATDFCSPFGGMSGMRPGSHSQLDDDEEDMDDKGLSAEDKLAKLHSCHLCGFSSRYANHVKRHMKTHNGEKPYNCPLCTYASAQLVNLQRHLRIHTGEKPYKCDSCTFACSSLGNLKRHQRMHVPSAGMGHDALPRPPPGPTILKRHVTGQRPNEEEPGASAKVSEVERPTSNLNLGAPNNDFLSAFDGLKGASPPPIPPSNPAPSHQPPPVLPTTGTEGNRTNRGDVSDGASLPPSLFPFTCRLCGIVLEDEDGSSAQICAKCTLDMLTKDSSSSPNSPGERSDKVYTCAACPFLTHYPNHLARHMKTHSGEKPYKCPQCDYASAHFDNLKRHHRVHTGEKPYKCHLCDYACGNLANLKRHQRVHSGAKPFQCAVCSYSCNQSMNLKRHMLRHTGEKPYKCQECGYTTGHWDNYKRHQKKHGLATDGWVKVPMTGHDEDDAAGKGMGGGGGGQTHRKEAGVDMQYMSREGGQTIHSCYKLEIV, from the exons ATGccaagaaaaaaacagcagaatcCACAGCCAGTCAAGT TGGATTCTGAAGATGCTGTAACCACTGAAGCTCCTGGAAACCTCTCACTAGACACAGACTTCCTTCTCGGACAAGACCTTGAGTTTGGTGATCATGACAACAGGATTTTAGGCCTGGAAAAGTTCTCAG AGGTAGCTGCTGAGATCGGTTTCTCTGTGTACCCTCTGGGTGATGAGGAGAGCCCTGCCTACAGCCAGCTCAGCATGGAAAGTGAAACGGACAATTCGCGCAGCACCACGGACAACGGGCGGGAGGACGAGGGCAGGGGGGCCCAGTCGGAGCCCAGCTTCCCCCCCTACTTGTCCTGCAGGGGCTGCGGTCAGCTCCGCGACGAACCCCTGGGCCCGGGCATAGACCTCGTCGGCCCGTATTGCCTCAGGTGCTGCAAAGCCTCCCGGGAAGCCAAAGCCACAGACTTCTGCTCCCCCTTCGGAGGCATGAGCGGGATGCGCCCGGGCTCCCACTCGCAGCTCGACGACGACGAGGAGGACATGGACGACAAGGGACTGTCAGCCGAGGACAAACTGGCCAAGCTGCACTCGTGTCACCTCTGCGGCTTCTCCTCGCGCTACGCCAATCACGTGAAGCGTCACATGAAGACCCACAACGGGGAGAAGCCCTACAACTGCCCCCTGTGCACCTACGCCTCGGCGCAGCTGGTGAACCTGCAGCGTCACCTGCGCATCCACACCGGGGAGAAACCGTACAAATGTGACAGCTGCACTTTTGCGTGCAGCTCCCTCGGCAACCTGAAGAGGCACCAGCGCATGCACGTGCCCTCCGCTGGGATGGGACACGATGCTCTGCCGAGACCCCCCCCTGGCCCCACTATTCTGAAGAGGCATGTGACCGGGCAGAGACCCAATGAAGAAGAGCCTGGTGCTTCAGCAAAGG TTTCAGAGGTGGAAAGGCCGACGTCGAACCTGAATTTAGGAGCCCCGAACAATGACTTCCTGTCAGCCTTCGATGGCTTAAAGGGGGCGTCGCCTCCCCCCATCCCGCCCTCTAACCCTGCTCCGAGCCACCAGCCTCCGCCTGTGCTGCCGACCACAGGCACCGAGGGCAACAGGACAAATAGGGGAGACGTTTCAGACGGGGCCAGCCTCCCCCCGTCCCTTTTTCCCTTTACTTGCCGTTTGTGTGGCATTGtcctggaggacgaggacggCTCCTCGGCCCAGATCTGTGCCAAGTGTACCCTTGACATGCTGACTAAAGACAGCTCTTCGTCTCCCAACAGCCCCGGCGAGCGCAGCGACAAGGTGTACACCTGCGCCGCCTGCCCCTTCCTCACGCACTACCCCAACCACTTGGCACGCCACATGAAAACTCACAGCGGCGAGAAACCGTACAAGTGCCCACAGTGCGACTACGCCTCAGCGCACTTCGACAACCTCAAGCGTCACCACCGGGTGCACACGGGCGAGAAACCTTACAAGTGCCATTTGTGCGACTACGCCTGCGGGAACCTGGCCAACCTGAAGCGCCACCAGCGGGTGCACTCGGGCGCCAAACCATTCCAGTGTGCCGTGTGCAGCTACAGCTGCAACCAGAGCATGAACCTGAAGCGGCACATGCTGCGGCACACGGGAGAAAAGCCGTACAAGTGTCAGGAGTGCGGCTACACAACCGGCCACTGGGACAATTACAAGCGGCACCAGAAGAAACACGGCCTGGCCACGGACGGCTGGGTCAAGGTTCCGATGACTGGCCACGACGAAGACGACGCGGCCGGGAAGGGGATgggaggcggaggcggaggccAGACTCACAGAAAGGAAGCAGGAGTTGATATGCAGTATATGTCTCGGGAGGGGGGGCAGACTATACACTCGTGCTACAAACTTGAGATTGTATAA
- the znf513a gene encoding zinc finger protein 513a isoform X1, producing the protein MLLIRESESICLIEVTLYNAQRQEGCKYKPLESSSTRLVSFSVVQHWDQIECLASRRVPCLESFSPLFVSPCTEVAAEIGFSVYPLGDEESPAYSQLSMESETDNSRSTTDNGREDEGRGAQSEPSFPPYLSCRGCGQLRDEPLGPGIDLVGPYCLRCCKASREAKATDFCSPFGGMSGMRPGSHSQLDDDEEDMDDKGLSAEDKLAKLHSCHLCGFSSRYANHVKRHMKTHNGEKPYNCPLCTYASAQLVNLQRHLRIHTGEKPYKCDSCTFACSSLGNLKRHQRMHVPSAGMGHDALPRPPPGPTILKRHVTGQRPNEEEPGASAKVSEVERPTSNLNLGAPNNDFLSAFDGLKGASPPPIPPSNPAPSHQPPPVLPTTGTEGNRTNRGDVSDGASLPPSLFPFTCRLCGIVLEDEDGSSAQICAKCTLDMLTKDSSSSPNSPGERSDKVYTCAACPFLTHYPNHLARHMKTHSGEKPYKCPQCDYASAHFDNLKRHHRVHTGEKPYKCHLCDYACGNLANLKRHQRVHSGAKPFQCAVCSYSCNQSMNLKRHMLRHTGEKPYKCQECGYTTGHWDNYKRHQKKHGLATDGWVKVPMTGHDEDDAAGKGMGGGGGGQTHRKEAGVDMQYMSREGGQTIHSCYKLEIV; encoded by the exons ATGCTTCTCATAAGAGAATCTGAAAGTATCTGTTTGATCGAGGTCACACTGTATAATGCACAGAGACAGGAGGGTTGCAAATATAAACCTCTGGAGAGCAGTAGCACACGACTTGTTTCATTCTCAGTTGTGCAGCACTGGGATCAGATTGAGTGTCTCGCCTCAAGACGTGTGCCGTGTCTGGAATCATTCTCCCCCCTGTTTGTCTCCCCCTGCACAGAGGTAGCTGCTGAGATCGGTTTCTCTGTGTACCCTCTGGGTGATGAGGAGAGCCCTGCCTACAGCCAGCTCAGCATGGAAAGTGAAACGGACAATTCGCGCAGCACCACGGACAACGGGCGGGAGGACGAGGGCAGGGGGGCCCAGTCGGAGCCCAGCTTCCCCCCCTACTTGTCCTGCAGGGGCTGCGGTCAGCTCCGCGACGAACCCCTGGGCCCGGGCATAGACCTCGTCGGCCCGTATTGCCTCAGGTGCTGCAAAGCCTCCCGGGAAGCCAAAGCCACAGACTTCTGCTCCCCCTTCGGAGGCATGAGCGGGATGCGCCCGGGCTCCCACTCGCAGCTCGACGACGACGAGGAGGACATGGACGACAAGGGACTGTCAGCCGAGGACAAACTGGCCAAGCTGCACTCGTGTCACCTCTGCGGCTTCTCCTCGCGCTACGCCAATCACGTGAAGCGTCACATGAAGACCCACAACGGGGAGAAGCCCTACAACTGCCCCCTGTGCACCTACGCCTCGGCGCAGCTGGTGAACCTGCAGCGTCACCTGCGCATCCACACCGGGGAGAAACCGTACAAATGTGACAGCTGCACTTTTGCGTGCAGCTCCCTCGGCAACCTGAAGAGGCACCAGCGCATGCACGTGCCCTCCGCTGGGATGGGACACGATGCTCTGCCGAGACCCCCCCCTGGCCCCACTATTCTGAAGAGGCATGTGACCGGGCAGAGACCCAATGAAGAAGAGCCTGGTGCTTCAGCAAAGG TTTCAGAGGTGGAAAGGCCGACGTCGAACCTGAATTTAGGAGCCCCGAACAATGACTTCCTGTCAGCCTTCGATGGCTTAAAGGGGGCGTCGCCTCCCCCCATCCCGCCCTCTAACCCTGCTCCGAGCCACCAGCCTCCGCCTGTGCTGCCGACCACAGGCACCGAGGGCAACAGGACAAATAGGGGAGACGTTTCAGACGGGGCCAGCCTCCCCCCGTCCCTTTTTCCCTTTACTTGCCGTTTGTGTGGCATTGtcctggaggacgaggacggCTCCTCGGCCCAGATCTGTGCCAAGTGTACCCTTGACATGCTGACTAAAGACAGCTCTTCGTCTCCCAACAGCCCCGGCGAGCGCAGCGACAAGGTGTACACCTGCGCCGCCTGCCCCTTCCTCACGCACTACCCCAACCACTTGGCACGCCACATGAAAACTCACAGCGGCGAGAAACCGTACAAGTGCCCACAGTGCGACTACGCCTCAGCGCACTTCGACAACCTCAAGCGTCACCACCGGGTGCACACGGGCGAGAAACCTTACAAGTGCCATTTGTGCGACTACGCCTGCGGGAACCTGGCCAACCTGAAGCGCCACCAGCGGGTGCACTCGGGCGCCAAACCATTCCAGTGTGCCGTGTGCAGCTACAGCTGCAACCAGAGCATGAACCTGAAGCGGCACATGCTGCGGCACACGGGAGAAAAGCCGTACAAGTGTCAGGAGTGCGGCTACACAACCGGCCACTGGGACAATTACAAGCGGCACCAGAAGAAACACGGCCTGGCCACGGACGGCTGGGTCAAGGTTCCGATGACTGGCCACGACGAAGACGACGCGGCCGGGAAGGGGATgggaggcggaggcggaggccAGACTCACAGAAAGGAAGCAGGAGTTGATATGCAGTATATGTCTCGGGAGGGGGGGCAGACTATACACTCGTGCTACAAACTTGAGATTGTATAA
- the snx17 gene encoding sorting nexin-17 encodes MHFSIPETEVRSGENGSTYVAYNIHVNGVLHCRVRYSQLLGLHEQIKKEYGSNVVPAFPPKKIFTLTPAEVEQRREQLEKYMQAVRQDPLLGASEMFNSFLRKAQQETQQIPTEDVALDICLSNGQKVTVNILTSDQTEDVLDAVATKLDLPDDLVGYFSLFLIREGVDGGLTFVRKLQEFELPYVSITSLRSSEFHILLRKSYWDMAYDGDVIDNRVGLNLLYAQTVSDIERGWILVNKDQHRQLKSLQEKGSKKEFIHLGQTLKYYGYIKFDPCVTDFPEKGCQVIVSAGNNELNFHVKLPNEQMKEGSFKVTRMRCWRVTSSQVPTANGTTNPCNSAKCEVKLELAFEYLMSKDRLQWVTITSQQAIMMSICLQSMVDELMVKKSGGSIKKMLRKRHNGSIHRTDSQQAVKSPPLLESPDQNREQTVKLSTKLSSVSLRGISASNSANDISGNDFHGNYAFEGIGDDDL; translated from the exons ATAAAGAAAGAATATGGCAGCAACGTGGTGCCTGCCTTCCCCCCAAAGAAAATCTTCACACTGACTCCTGCTGAGGTCGAACAGAGACGGGAACAGCTGGAGAAATACATGCAGGCTG tgCGTCAGGATCCGTTGCTGGGAGCCAGTGAGATGTTTAACAGCTTCTTAAGGAAAGCACAGCAG GAGACGCAGCAGATTCCCACAGAAGATGTTGCTCTGGACATCTGCCTCTCCAACGGTCAGAAGGTCACTGTCAACAttctgacctcagatcagacggaggatgtcctggat GCCGTTGCGACAAAGCTCGACCTTCCGGACGACCTTGTTGGTTATTTCAGTCTCTTCCTCATTCGTGAGGGTGTGGATGGAGGTTTAACAT tTGTGCGGAAGCTGCAGGAGTTTGAGCTGCCTTATGTATCCATCACCAGCTTGCGGAGTTCTGAATTTCACATACTCCTACGGAAGAG ctaTTGGGACATGGCGTACGATGGTGATGTGATCGACAACAGAGTCGGCCTGAATTTGTTATATGCCCAG ACAGTGTCTGACATTGAGCGAGGCTGGATACTCGTCAACAAGGACCAGCACAGGCAGCTCAAATCACTGCAGGAGAAAGGATCCAAGAAAGAG TTCATCCATCTAGGCCAGACGCTCAAATATTATGGCTACATCAAGTTTGACCCGTGCGTTACCGACTTCCCCGAGAAGGGCTGCCAAGTCATCGTCAGCGCCGGCAACAACGAGCTCAACTTCCACGTCAAGCTGCCCAACGAGCAGATGAAGGAGGGGAGCTTCAAGGTCACGCGCATGAGGTGTTGGCGGGTCACGTCTTCT CAAGTCCCAACCGCCAACGGTACAACCAATCCCTGCAACTCGGCCAAATGCGAGGTGAAGCTGGAGCTGGCCTTTGAGTATCTGATGAGCAAGGACCGCCTCCAGTGGGTCACCATCACAAGTCAACAG GCGATCATGATGAGTATCTGCCTCCAGTCTATGGTGGATGAATTAATGGTGAAGAAGTCAGGGGGCAGCATTAAAAAG ATGCTGAGGAAACGACACAACGGCTCCATCCACCGAACAGACAGTCAGCAAGCTGTGAAATCACCCCCCCTGCTG GAGTCCCCCGACCAGAACCGTGAACAAACCGTCAAACTCTCT ACCAAGCTGAGCTCGGTGTCCCTCCGAGGGATCAGCGCCTCCAACTCGGCAAACGACATCAGCGGCAACGACTTCCACGGCAACTACGCGTTTGAGGGAATCGGGGACGACGACCTgtaa